A stretch of Drosophila gunungcola strain Sukarami chromosome 3L unlocalized genomic scaffold, Dgunungcola_SK_2 000002F, whole genome shotgun sequence DNA encodes these proteins:
- the LOC128257927 gene encoding acetylcholine receptor subunit beta-like 1 isoform X3, which translates to MESSSKSWLLCSILLILTISLVSASEDEERLVRDLFRGYNKLIRPVQNMTQKVGVRFGLAFVQLINVNEKNQIMKSNVWLRLVWYDYQLQWDEADYGGIGVLRLPPDKVWKPDIVLFNNADGNYEVRYKSNVLIYPTGEVLWVPPAIYQSSCTIDVTYFPFDQQTCIMKFGSWTFNGDQVSLALYNNKNFVDLSDYWKSGTWDIIEVPAYLNVYEGDSNHPTETDITFYIIIRRKTLFYTVNLILPTVLISFLCVLVFYLPAEAGEKVTLGISILLSLVVFLLLVSKILPPTSLVLPLIAKYLLFTFIMNTVSILVTVIIINWNFRGPRTHRMPMYIRSIFLHYLPAFLFMKRPRKTRLRWMMEMPGMSMPAHPHPSYGSPAELPKHISAIGGKQSKMEVMELSDLHHPNCKINRKVNSGGELGLGDGCRRESESSDSILLSPEASKATEAVEFIAEHLRNEDLYIQVSKLEVRGHGDRSLAAVHLLHCDHGRNGGHSDGCPAYFRVRGSGPHHRDLQGKVSDK; encoded by the exons aTGGAGTCTTCCAGCAAATCCTGGCTGCTGTGCAGCATCCTGCTGATCCTGACAATTTCTTTGG TCAGTGCATCCGAAGATGAAGAGCGCTTGGTGCGTGACCTCTTTCGAGGCTACAATAAACTCATACGACCCGTACAGAATATGACACAAAAAGTTGGAGTAAGATTTGGTTTGGCGTTCGTACAGCTAATCAATGTC AATgagaaaaatcaaattatgaaATCAAACGTTTGGTTACGTTTGGTTTGGTACGACTACCAGCTGCAGTGGGATGAGGCCGACTACGGCGGCATCGGGGTTTTGCGTCTGCCCCCCGACAAGGTTTGGAAGCCGGACATTGTGCTCTTCAATAA TGCCGATGGTAACTACGAGGTGCGCTACAAGTCCAACGTGCTGATCTATCCCACTGGCGAGGTCCTCTGGGTTCCGCCGGCCATTTACCAGAGCTCCTGCACCATCGACGTCACCTACTTCCCCTTCGACCAGCAGACCTGCATCATGAAGTTCGGTTCGTGGACCTTCAACGGCGACCAGGTCTCACTCGCCCtgtacaacaacaagaacTTTGTGGACCTGTCCGACTACTGGAAGTCGGGCACCTGGGACATCATAGAGGTGCCCGCCTATCTGAATGTCTACGAGGGCGACAGCAACCATCCCACGGAAACGGACATCACATTCTACATCATCATCCGCCGCAAGACGCTCTTCTACACCGTGAATTTGATTCTGCCCACGGTGCTGATTTCGTTCCTCTGCGTTTTGGTATTTTACCTGCCAGCCGAAGCCGGCGAGAAG GTTACGCTCGGCATTAGCATTTTGCTGTCACTGGTTGTGTTCCTGTTGCTGGTGTCGAAGATTCTGCCGCCGACGTCGCTGGTGCTGCCGCTGATCGCCAAGTATCTGCTGTTCACCTTCATCATGAACACAGTGTCCATCCTGGTGACCGTGATCATCATCAACTGGAACTTCCGTGGGCCGCGCACCCACCGCATGCCCATGTACATCCGCTCCATCTTCCTGCACTACCTGCCCGCCTTCCTCTTCATGAAGCGTCCGCGGAAGACCCGTCTGCGCTGGATGATGGAGATGCCCGGCATGAGCATGCCCGCCCATCCCCACCCCTCCTACGGCTCGCCGGCCGAGCTGCCCAAGCATATCAGTGCCATCGGGGGCAAGCAGTCCAAGATGGAGGTCATGGAGCTGTCCGACCTGCACCACCCCAACTGCAAGATCAACCGCAAGGTCAACAGTGGCGGCGAGCTGGGCCTGGGCGATGGGTGTCGCCGGGAGAGCGAGTCCTCCGACTCCATCCTGCTCTCCCCGGAGGCCAGCAAGGCCACCGAGGCGGTGGAGTTCATCGCCGAGCACTTGAGGAACGAGGATCTGTACATTCAGGTGAGCAA ATTGGAAGTACGTGGCCATGGTGATCGATCGCTTGCAGCTGTACATCTTCTTCATTGTGACCACGGCCGGAACGGTGGGCATTCTGATGGATGCCCCGCATATTTTCGAGTACGTGGATCAGGACCGCATCATCGAGATTTACAGGGGAAAGTAAGCGACAAGTGA
- the LOC128257927 gene encoding acetylcholine receptor subunit beta-like 1 isoform X4 has product MESSSKSWLLCSILLILTISLVSASEDEERLVRDLFRGYNKLIRPVQNMTQKVGVRFGLAFVQLINVNEKNQIMKSNVWLRLVWYDYQLQWDEADYGGIGVLRLPPDKVWKPDIVLFNNADGNYEVRYKSNVLIYPTGEVLWVPPAIYQSSCTIDVTYFPFDQQTCIMKFGSWTFNGDQVSLALYNNKNFVDLSDYWKSGTWDIIEVPAYLNVYEGDSNHPTETDITFYIIIRRKTLFYTVNLILPTVLISFLCVLVFYLPAEAGEKVTLGISILLSLVVFLLLVSKILPPTSLVLPLIAKYLLFTFIMNTVSILVTVIIINWNFRGPRTHRMPMYIRSIFLHYLPAFLFMKRPRKTRLRWMMEMPGMSMPAHPHPSYGSPAELPKHISAIGGKQSKMEVMELSDLHHPNCKINRKVNSGGELGLGDGCRRESESSDSILLSPEASKATEAVEFIAEHLRNEDLYIQTREDWKYVAMVIDRLQLYIFFIVTTAGTVGILMDAPHIFEYVDQDRIIEIYRGK; this is encoded by the exons aTGGAGTCTTCCAGCAAATCCTGGCTGCTGTGCAGCATCCTGCTGATCCTGACAATTTCTTTGG TCAGTGCATCCGAAGATGAAGAGCGCTTGGTGCGTGACCTCTTTCGAGGCTACAATAAACTCATACGACCCGTACAGAATATGACACAAAAAGTTGGAGTAAGATTTGGTTTGGCGTTCGTACAGCTAATCAATGTC AATgagaaaaatcaaattatgaaATCAAACGTTTGGTTACGTTTGGTTTGGTACGACTACCAGCTGCAGTGGGATGAGGCCGACTACGGCGGCATCGGGGTTTTGCGTCTGCCCCCCGACAAGGTTTGGAAGCCGGACATTGTGCTCTTCAATAA TGCCGATGGTAACTACGAGGTGCGCTACAAGTCCAACGTGCTGATCTATCCCACTGGCGAGGTCCTCTGGGTTCCGCCGGCCATTTACCAGAGCTCCTGCACCATCGACGTCACCTACTTCCCCTTCGACCAGCAGACCTGCATCATGAAGTTCGGTTCGTGGACCTTCAACGGCGACCAGGTCTCACTCGCCCtgtacaacaacaagaacTTTGTGGACCTGTCCGACTACTGGAAGTCGGGCACCTGGGACATCATAGAGGTGCCCGCCTATCTGAATGTCTACGAGGGCGACAGCAACCATCCCACGGAAACGGACATCACATTCTACATCATCATCCGCCGCAAGACGCTCTTCTACACCGTGAATTTGATTCTGCCCACGGTGCTGATTTCGTTCCTCTGCGTTTTGGTATTTTACCTGCCAGCCGAAGCCGGCGAGAAG GTTACGCTCGGCATTAGCATTTTGCTGTCACTGGTTGTGTTCCTGTTGCTGGTGTCGAAGATTCTGCCGCCGACGTCGCTGGTGCTGCCGCTGATCGCCAAGTATCTGCTGTTCACCTTCATCATGAACACAGTGTCCATCCTGGTGACCGTGATCATCATCAACTGGAACTTCCGTGGGCCGCGCACCCACCGCATGCCCATGTACATCCGCTCCATCTTCCTGCACTACCTGCCCGCCTTCCTCTTCATGAAGCGTCCGCGGAAGACCCGTCTGCGCTGGATGATGGAGATGCCCGGCATGAGCATGCCCGCCCATCCCCACCCCTCCTACGGCTCGCCGGCCGAGCTGCCCAAGCATATCAGTGCCATCGGGGGCAAGCAGTCCAAGATGGAGGTCATGGAGCTGTCCGACCTGCACCACCCCAACTGCAAGATCAACCGCAAGGTCAACAGTGGCGGCGAGCTGGGCCTGGGCGATGGGTGTCGCCGGGAGAGCGAGTCCTCCGACTCCATCCTGCTCTCCCCGGAGGCCAGCAAGGCCACCGAGGCGGTGGAGTTCATCGCCGAGCACTTGAGGAACGAGGATCTGTACATTCAG ACTCGCGAAGATTGGAAGTACGTGGCCATGGTGATCGATCGCTTGCAGCTGTACATCTTCTTCATTGTGACCACGGCCGGAACGGTGGGCATTCTGATGGATGCCCCGCATATTTTCGAGTACGTGGATCAGGACCGCATCATCGAGATTTACAGGGGAAAGTAA
- the LOC128257927 gene encoding acetylcholine receptor subunit beta-like 1 isoform X1 gives MNNKKNLNKEYNNFAHPFVSLFLCIFLHYFCLWKPYVLLCAHHYALIKPYIPSSKFPNVCVLASVSWVRFRFRFCFRFPLCFLVSASEDEERLVRDLFRGYNKLIRPVQNMTQKVGVRFGLAFVQLINVNEKNQIMKSNVWLRLVWYDYQLQWDEADYGGIGVLRLPPDKVWKPDIVLFNNADGNYEVRYKSNVLIYPTGEVLWVPPAIYQSSCTIDVTYFPFDQQTCIMKFGSWTFNGDQVSLALYNNKNFVDLSDYWKSGTWDIIEVPAYLNVYEGDSNHPTETDITFYIIIRRKTLFYTVNLILPTVLISFLCVLVFYLPAEAGEKVTLGISILLSLVVFLLLVSKILPPTSLVLPLIAKYLLFTFIMNTVSILVTVIIINWNFRGPRTHRMPMYIRSIFLHYLPAFLFMKRPRKTRLRWMMEMPGMSMPAHPHPSYGSPAELPKHISAIGGKQSKMEVMELSDLHHPNCKINRKVNSGGELGLGDGCRRESESSDSILLSPEASKATEAVEFIAEHLRNEDLYIQVSKLEVRGHGDRSLAAVHLLHCDHGRNGGHSDGCPAYFRVRGSGPHHRDLQGKVSDK, from the exons atgaacaacaagaaaaacttaaacaaagaATACAACAACTTTGCTCATCCGTTCGTTTCTTTGTTTCTCTGTATTTTCTTGCATTACTTTTGCCTTTGGAAACCCTATGTGTTATTGTGTGCCCACCATTATGCTTTAATTAAACCCTATATTCCCTCCTCGAAATTCCCGAATGTTTGTGTACTCGCTTCCGTTTCTTGGGTTcgcttccgtttccgtttctgTTTCCGTTTTCCGTTGTGTTTTTTAGTCAGTGCATCCGAAGATGAAGAGCGCTTGGTGCGTGACCTCTTTCGAGGCTACAATAAACTCATACGACCCGTACAGAATATGACACAAAAAGTTGGAGTAAGATTTGGTTTGGCGTTCGTACAGCTAATCAATGTC AATgagaaaaatcaaattatgaaATCAAACGTTTGGTTACGTTTGGTTTGGTACGACTACCAGCTGCAGTGGGATGAGGCCGACTACGGCGGCATCGGGGTTTTGCGTCTGCCCCCCGACAAGGTTTGGAAGCCGGACATTGTGCTCTTCAATAA TGCCGATGGTAACTACGAGGTGCGCTACAAGTCCAACGTGCTGATCTATCCCACTGGCGAGGTCCTCTGGGTTCCGCCGGCCATTTACCAGAGCTCCTGCACCATCGACGTCACCTACTTCCCCTTCGACCAGCAGACCTGCATCATGAAGTTCGGTTCGTGGACCTTCAACGGCGACCAGGTCTCACTCGCCCtgtacaacaacaagaacTTTGTGGACCTGTCCGACTACTGGAAGTCGGGCACCTGGGACATCATAGAGGTGCCCGCCTATCTGAATGTCTACGAGGGCGACAGCAACCATCCCACGGAAACGGACATCACATTCTACATCATCATCCGCCGCAAGACGCTCTTCTACACCGTGAATTTGATTCTGCCCACGGTGCTGATTTCGTTCCTCTGCGTTTTGGTATTTTACCTGCCAGCCGAAGCCGGCGAGAAG GTTACGCTCGGCATTAGCATTTTGCTGTCACTGGTTGTGTTCCTGTTGCTGGTGTCGAAGATTCTGCCGCCGACGTCGCTGGTGCTGCCGCTGATCGCCAAGTATCTGCTGTTCACCTTCATCATGAACACAGTGTCCATCCTGGTGACCGTGATCATCATCAACTGGAACTTCCGTGGGCCGCGCACCCACCGCATGCCCATGTACATCCGCTCCATCTTCCTGCACTACCTGCCCGCCTTCCTCTTCATGAAGCGTCCGCGGAAGACCCGTCTGCGCTGGATGATGGAGATGCCCGGCATGAGCATGCCCGCCCATCCCCACCCCTCCTACGGCTCGCCGGCCGAGCTGCCCAAGCATATCAGTGCCATCGGGGGCAAGCAGTCCAAGATGGAGGTCATGGAGCTGTCCGACCTGCACCACCCCAACTGCAAGATCAACCGCAAGGTCAACAGTGGCGGCGAGCTGGGCCTGGGCGATGGGTGTCGCCGGGAGAGCGAGTCCTCCGACTCCATCCTGCTCTCCCCGGAGGCCAGCAAGGCCACCGAGGCGGTGGAGTTCATCGCCGAGCACTTGAGGAACGAGGATCTGTACATTCAGGTGAGCAA ATTGGAAGTACGTGGCCATGGTGATCGATCGCTTGCAGCTGTACATCTTCTTCATTGTGACCACGGCCGGAACGGTGGGCATTCTGATGGATGCCCCGCATATTTTCGAGTACGTGGATCAGGACCGCATCATCGAGATTTACAGGGGAAAGTAAGCGACAAGTGA
- the LOC128257927 gene encoding acetylcholine receptor subunit beta-like 1 isoform X2: MNNKKNLNKEYNNFAHPFVSLFLCIFLHYFCLWKPYVLLCAHHYALIKPYIPSSKFPNVCVLASVSWVRFRFRFCFRFPLCFLVSASEDEERLVRDLFRGYNKLIRPVQNMTQKVGVRFGLAFVQLINVNEKNQIMKSNVWLRLVWYDYQLQWDEADYGGIGVLRLPPDKVWKPDIVLFNNADGNYEVRYKSNVLIYPTGEVLWVPPAIYQSSCTIDVTYFPFDQQTCIMKFGSWTFNGDQVSLALYNNKNFVDLSDYWKSGTWDIIEVPAYLNVYEGDSNHPTETDITFYIIIRRKTLFYTVNLILPTVLISFLCVLVFYLPAEAGEKVTLGISILLSLVVFLLLVSKILPPTSLVLPLIAKYLLFTFIMNTVSILVTVIIINWNFRGPRTHRMPMYIRSIFLHYLPAFLFMKRPRKTRLRWMMEMPGMSMPAHPHPSYGSPAELPKHISAIGGKQSKMEVMELSDLHHPNCKINRKVNSGGELGLGDGCRRESESSDSILLSPEASKATEAVEFIAEHLRNEDLYIQTREDWKYVAMVIDRLQLYIFFIVTTAGTVGILMDAPHIFEYVDQDRIIEIYRGK, translated from the exons atgaacaacaagaaaaacttaaacaaagaATACAACAACTTTGCTCATCCGTTCGTTTCTTTGTTTCTCTGTATTTTCTTGCATTACTTTTGCCTTTGGAAACCCTATGTGTTATTGTGTGCCCACCATTATGCTTTAATTAAACCCTATATTCCCTCCTCGAAATTCCCGAATGTTTGTGTACTCGCTTCCGTTTCTTGGGTTcgcttccgtttccgtttctgTTTCCGTTTTCCGTTGTGTTTTTTAGTCAGTGCATCCGAAGATGAAGAGCGCTTGGTGCGTGACCTCTTTCGAGGCTACAATAAACTCATACGACCCGTACAGAATATGACACAAAAAGTTGGAGTAAGATTTGGTTTGGCGTTCGTACAGCTAATCAATGTC AATgagaaaaatcaaattatgaaATCAAACGTTTGGTTACGTTTGGTTTGGTACGACTACCAGCTGCAGTGGGATGAGGCCGACTACGGCGGCATCGGGGTTTTGCGTCTGCCCCCCGACAAGGTTTGGAAGCCGGACATTGTGCTCTTCAATAA TGCCGATGGTAACTACGAGGTGCGCTACAAGTCCAACGTGCTGATCTATCCCACTGGCGAGGTCCTCTGGGTTCCGCCGGCCATTTACCAGAGCTCCTGCACCATCGACGTCACCTACTTCCCCTTCGACCAGCAGACCTGCATCATGAAGTTCGGTTCGTGGACCTTCAACGGCGACCAGGTCTCACTCGCCCtgtacaacaacaagaacTTTGTGGACCTGTCCGACTACTGGAAGTCGGGCACCTGGGACATCATAGAGGTGCCCGCCTATCTGAATGTCTACGAGGGCGACAGCAACCATCCCACGGAAACGGACATCACATTCTACATCATCATCCGCCGCAAGACGCTCTTCTACACCGTGAATTTGATTCTGCCCACGGTGCTGATTTCGTTCCTCTGCGTTTTGGTATTTTACCTGCCAGCCGAAGCCGGCGAGAAG GTTACGCTCGGCATTAGCATTTTGCTGTCACTGGTTGTGTTCCTGTTGCTGGTGTCGAAGATTCTGCCGCCGACGTCGCTGGTGCTGCCGCTGATCGCCAAGTATCTGCTGTTCACCTTCATCATGAACACAGTGTCCATCCTGGTGACCGTGATCATCATCAACTGGAACTTCCGTGGGCCGCGCACCCACCGCATGCCCATGTACATCCGCTCCATCTTCCTGCACTACCTGCCCGCCTTCCTCTTCATGAAGCGTCCGCGGAAGACCCGTCTGCGCTGGATGATGGAGATGCCCGGCATGAGCATGCCCGCCCATCCCCACCCCTCCTACGGCTCGCCGGCCGAGCTGCCCAAGCATATCAGTGCCATCGGGGGCAAGCAGTCCAAGATGGAGGTCATGGAGCTGTCCGACCTGCACCACCCCAACTGCAAGATCAACCGCAAGGTCAACAGTGGCGGCGAGCTGGGCCTGGGCGATGGGTGTCGCCGGGAGAGCGAGTCCTCCGACTCCATCCTGCTCTCCCCGGAGGCCAGCAAGGCCACCGAGGCGGTGGAGTTCATCGCCGAGCACTTGAGGAACGAGGATCTGTACATTCAG ACTCGCGAAGATTGGAAGTACGTGGCCATGGTGATCGATCGCTTGCAGCTGTACATCTTCTTCATTGTGACCACGGCCGGAACGGTGGGCATTCTGATGGATGCCCCGCATATTTTCGAGTACGTGGATCAGGACCGCATCATCGAGATTTACAGGGGAAAGTAA
- the LOC128257927 gene encoding acetylcholine receptor subunit beta-like 1 isoform X5: protein MKSNVWLRLVWYDYQLQWDEADYGGIGVLRLPPDKVWKPDIVLFNNADGNYEVRYKSNVLIYPTGEVLWVPPAIYQSSCTIDVTYFPFDQQTCIMKFGSWTFNGDQVSLALYNNKNFVDLSDYWKSGTWDIIEVPAYLNVYEGDSNHPTETDITFYIIIRRKTLFYTVNLILPTVLISFLCVLVFYLPAEAGEKVTLGISILLSLVVFLLLVSKILPPTSLVLPLIAKYLLFTFIMNTVSILVTVIIINWNFRGPRTHRMPMYIRSIFLHYLPAFLFMKRPRKTRLRWMMEMPGMSMPAHPHPSYGSPAELPKHISAIGGKQSKMEVMELSDLHHPNCKINRKVNSGGELGLGDGCRRESESSDSILLSPEASKATEAVEFIAEHLRNEDLYIQVSKLEVRGHGDRSLAAVHLLHCDHGRNGGHSDGCPAYFRVRGSGPHHRDLQGKVSDK, encoded by the exons atgaaATCAAACGTTTGGTTACGTTTGGTTTGGTACGACTACCAGCTGCAGTGGGATGAGGCCGACTACGGCGGCATCGGGGTTTTGCGTCTGCCCCCCGACAAGGTTTGGAAGCCGGACATTGTGCTCTTCAATAA TGCCGATGGTAACTACGAGGTGCGCTACAAGTCCAACGTGCTGATCTATCCCACTGGCGAGGTCCTCTGGGTTCCGCCGGCCATTTACCAGAGCTCCTGCACCATCGACGTCACCTACTTCCCCTTCGACCAGCAGACCTGCATCATGAAGTTCGGTTCGTGGACCTTCAACGGCGACCAGGTCTCACTCGCCCtgtacaacaacaagaacTTTGTGGACCTGTCCGACTACTGGAAGTCGGGCACCTGGGACATCATAGAGGTGCCCGCCTATCTGAATGTCTACGAGGGCGACAGCAACCATCCCACGGAAACGGACATCACATTCTACATCATCATCCGCCGCAAGACGCTCTTCTACACCGTGAATTTGATTCTGCCCACGGTGCTGATTTCGTTCCTCTGCGTTTTGGTATTTTACCTGCCAGCCGAAGCCGGCGAGAAG GTTACGCTCGGCATTAGCATTTTGCTGTCACTGGTTGTGTTCCTGTTGCTGGTGTCGAAGATTCTGCCGCCGACGTCGCTGGTGCTGCCGCTGATCGCCAAGTATCTGCTGTTCACCTTCATCATGAACACAGTGTCCATCCTGGTGACCGTGATCATCATCAACTGGAACTTCCGTGGGCCGCGCACCCACCGCATGCCCATGTACATCCGCTCCATCTTCCTGCACTACCTGCCCGCCTTCCTCTTCATGAAGCGTCCGCGGAAGACCCGTCTGCGCTGGATGATGGAGATGCCCGGCATGAGCATGCCCGCCCATCCCCACCCCTCCTACGGCTCGCCGGCCGAGCTGCCCAAGCATATCAGTGCCATCGGGGGCAAGCAGTCCAAGATGGAGGTCATGGAGCTGTCCGACCTGCACCACCCCAACTGCAAGATCAACCGCAAGGTCAACAGTGGCGGCGAGCTGGGCCTGGGCGATGGGTGTCGCCGGGAGAGCGAGTCCTCCGACTCCATCCTGCTCTCCCCGGAGGCCAGCAAGGCCACCGAGGCGGTGGAGTTCATCGCCGAGCACTTGAGGAACGAGGATCTGTACATTCAGGTGAGCAA ATTGGAAGTACGTGGCCATGGTGATCGATCGCTTGCAGCTGTACATCTTCTTCATTGTGACCACGGCCGGAACGGTGGGCATTCTGATGGATGCCCCGCATATTTTCGAGTACGTGGATCAGGACCGCATCATCGAGATTTACAGGGGAAAGTAAGCGACAAGTGA
- the LOC128257929 gene encoding uncharacterized protein LOC128257929, with protein MRCFLPLVSLLLAAGLVHADVSHLDTDLQEDGYHYKQPSVPFPPPGSGNGIEDGGIGPGPSPSAPAPSYGPPQTQPPRPQPQPTPTAPAPSPSYGPPQTQPPRPPPQPTPTAPAPAPSPSYGPPQTQPPRPPPQPTPSAPAPSYGPPQTPPPRPPPQPTPSAPAPSYGPPQPQPPSPQPGPEYLPPPPPAPPAPRPQPTPPPPPPPRPQPTPGYGPPPPPPPRPQPTPGYGPPPPPPPRPQPTPGYGPPPPPPGPGPKPPGPRPQPGSEYLPPPGENEVTPTQPQPTAPVPEYGPPPPSKPAPPPGPTYQPRPSPPAPPAPAPGPTYQPRPPSPPAPAPGPTYQPRPPSPPAPPAPTYQPRPPAPPAPAPGPTYQPRPPAPPAPAPGPTYQPRPPAPPAPPAPTQEYGPPPPTSGGDEAGSLGPDGYNYNKPAKPFTF; from the exons ATG CGCTGTTTCCTGCCTTTGGTGTCCCTGCTCCTGGCAGCGGGGCTCGTCCACGCGGATGTCTCTCACCTGGACACGGATCTGCAGGAGGATGGCTATCACTACAAGCAGCCGTCTGTGCCGTTTCCGCCTCCGGGCTCGGGAAATGGCATTGAGGACGGTGGCATAGGCCCAGGACCTTCGCCCTCGGCTCCGGCTCCTTCCTATGGACCACCGCAGACGCAGCCACCTCGTCCCCAGCCGCAGCCAACTCCCACGGCTCCTGCCCCGTCTCCTTCGTATGGACCTCCCCAGACGCAGCCACCACGTCCTCCACCGCAGCCAACTCCCAcggctcctgctcctgccccGTCTCCATCGTATGGACCACCGCAGACCCAGCCACCTCGTCCGCCGCCACAACCAACTCCATCGGCTCCTGCACCATCTTATGGACCTCCCCAGACGCCGCCACCTCGTCCGCCGCCGCAGCCAACTCCCTCGGCTCCAGCTCCCTCCTATGGACCCCCACAACCACAGCCTCCATCCCCGCAACCTGGACCGGAGTACCtgccaccaccaccccctgCACCTCCTGCACCCAGGCCACAACCCACTCCGCCACCACCCCCTCCACCCAGGCCACAGCCCACTCCAGGATATGGTccgccaccacctcctccaccCAGGCCGCAGCCCACTCCAGGATATGGTccgccaccacctcctccaccCAGGCCGCAGCCCACTCCTGGCTATGGACCACCCCCTCCGCCTCCAGGACCTGGTCCCAAGCCTCCAGGACCACGCCCACAGCCGGGATCTGAGTACCTGCCGCCTCCTGGCGAGAACGAGGTGACCCCAACTCAACCGCAGCCAACTGCTCCAGTGCCGGAATATGGTCCACCACCACCGTCAAAGCCTGCACCACCTCCGGGGCCCACTTATCAGCCACGTCCGTCTCCACCTGCACCACCAGCACCTGCACCTGGACCCACTTATCAACCACGACCACCAAGTCCGCCTGCTCCTGCACCAGGACCCACTTATCAACCACGCCCGCCAAGTCCTCCTGCACCACCGGCACCCACTTAtcagccacgcccaccagcaccacctgCCCCAGCACCAGGACCCACTTaccagccacgccccccggCACCACCAGCTCCTGCCCCAGGACCCACCTATCAGCCACGACCCCCAGCACCACCTGCACCACCAGCACCCACCCAGGAGTACGGACCACCACCACCTACCAGTGGTGGCGATGAAGCGGGCTCGCTGGGACCCGATGgctacaactacaacaagcCTGCCAAACCCTTTACCTTCTAG